One window from the genome of Campylobacter concisus encodes:
- a CDS encoding TlpA family protein disulfide reductase, with product MRYKILFLCLVSALVMGCVKQYEKHHITLNDSSGIDTQFFPTEKRLKIGDKPYMLFFFGTDCGVCKAAIPDLNTLEKEYGKEVQFIGILGPSKGFDKDIELLKEHNITFKTTSDKVSVDYFSKAVGGVMGVPVIYFFDKDGKMRSKFIGLTPKSVLESAIRSLL from the coding sequence ATGAGATATAAAATTTTATTTTTATGTCTAGTCTCAGCCCTAGTTATGGGCTGCGTCAAGCAGTATGAGAAGCATCACATTACGCTAAATGACTCAAGCGGCATTGATACGCAGTTTTTTCCAACAGAAAAGAGGCTAAAGATAGGCGATAAGCCATATATGCTATTTTTCTTTGGCACTGACTGCGGAGTATGCAAGGCCGCAATACCTGATCTAAATACGCTTGAAAAAGAGTATGGTAAAGAGGTTCAATTCATAGGAATTTTGGGGCCTAGCAAGGGTTTTGATAAAGATATTGAGCTTTTAAAAGAGCACAATATTACATTTAAAACTACGAGCGATAAGGTTTCGGTTGATTACTTTAGTAAGGCAGTTGGTGGCGTCATGGGCGTGCCAGTTATCTATTTTTTTGATAAAGATGGTAAGATGCGATCAAAATTTATCGGTCTTACACCAAAAAGTGTACTTGAAAGTGCTATAAGATCGCTCTTGTAG
- a CDS encoding ABC transporter permease → MTANSKFFYNTIYKSLKNGSSRVMVIVISILLGACVCAAFVNVYLDIDSKVSRELKTYGANMIFAPKDMATSDDMSEKTYNEMIAKVPKDKLLGESGYLFAQANIGPTNAIVMGTKFSNLKKVKPFLDVRDGTMINVDFDDKNVLIGVDLARQAGFKAGDDIEIRAIGSNESINVKIKGVVASGDKEDALLITSLSLAQKISNKAGKINYAEAVVLGNFDEITSLAKTISNDEIAAKPVAKVSKSEGYILEKIKLLMALVSLVILLITSMCVNTTLSAILLSRSKEIALLRAIGASKKDVLKLFGFETFVTALISALVGAFLGYLLAQILGYAIFDSSIDFRILSIPVAVIISLLFAAIAAFYPIKRALNNKMADTLRGE, encoded by the coding sequence ATGACCGCAAATAGCAAATTCTTTTACAATACAATTTATAAAAGTTTAAAAAACGGCTCATCAAGAGTAATGGTCATCGTGATCTCTATCTTACTTGGAGCATGCGTGTGTGCTGCGTTTGTCAATGTCTATCTTGACATAGACTCTAAGGTCTCACGCGAGCTAAAAACTTATGGCGCAAATATGATCTTTGCTCCAAAAGATATGGCTACAAGCGATGATATGAGTGAAAAAACTTACAATGAAATGATCGCTAAAGTACCAAAAGACAAGCTTCTTGGTGAGAGCGGTTATCTCTTTGCTCAGGCAAATATTGGTCCAACAAATGCTATCGTCATGGGAACAAAATTTAGCAATTTAAAAAAAGTTAAACCATTTTTAGATGTTAGAGATGGAACGATGATAAATGTCGATTTTGACGATAAAAACGTGCTAATAGGCGTCGATCTTGCTCGTCAGGCTGGCTTTAAAGCAGGCGATGATATAGAAATTCGCGCCATTGGCTCAAATGAGAGCATAAATGTAAAGATAAAAGGCGTAGTTGCAAGTGGTGACAAAGAGGATGCACTTTTGATCACGTCACTATCTTTGGCTCAAAAAATTTCAAATAAAGCTGGCAAAATAAACTATGCTGAAGCTGTTGTGCTTGGTAACTTTGACGAGATAACATCGCTTGCAAAGACTATAAGCAATGATGAAATAGCTGCAAAACCAGTGGCAAAGGTTTCAAAGTCTGAGGGCTATATCTTGGAAAAGATCAAGCTTTTAATGGCGCTTGTTAGCCTTGTTATTTTGCTCATTACTTCAATGTGCGTAAACACAACGCTTAGTGCTATCTTGCTCTCTCGCTCAAAGGAGATCGCACTTCTTAGAGCCATAGGTGCAAGCAAAAAAGATGTACTAAAGCTATTTGGCTTTGAAACATTTGTGACAGCGCTCATCTCAGCATTAGTTGGTGCATTTTTAGGATATTTACTAGCTCAAATTTTAGGTTATGCGATATTTGATTCTAGTATTGATTTTAGAATTTTAAGCATCCCAGTAGCTGTGATAATATCGCTTTTATTTGCAGCGATCGCAGCGTTTTATCCGATCAAACGGGCACTTAATAATAAAATGGCAGATACATTAAGAGGAGAATGA
- a CDS encoding shikimate kinase has translation MKTKNNNIVLIGFMGVGKGTTARALSKALKTMNLDCDDLLESSQNMKIKAIFEEYGEEHFRQLEKDLAKFLATNVKNAIISTGGGFAKVKNLNKIGTVIYLKASFDAIMQRLKNSKNSEKKLAKRPLLSDLKRAEALHLEREELYEKKADYIVEVEGKTPKQIVKEIRMLLKI, from the coding sequence ATGAAAACAAAGAACAATAATATCGTTTTGATAGGATTTATGGGCGTTGGCAAGGGTACGACCGCAAGGGCGCTAAGCAAGGCACTAAAGACGATGAACCTTGACTGCGACGACCTGCTAGAGAGCTCACAAAATATGAAGATAAAAGCTATCTTTGAAGAGTACGGAGAGGAGCATTTTAGGCAGCTTGAAAAAGATCTGGCTAAATTTCTAGCAACAAATGTCAAAAATGCAATCATCTCAACTGGCGGAGGCTTTGCAAAGGTTAAAAATTTAAATAAGATCGGCACCGTGATCTATCTAAAAGCTAGTTTTGACGCGATCATGCAAAGGCTAAAAAATAGCAAAAATAGCGAGAAAAAGCTTGCCAAACGTCCACTTTTAAGTGATCTAAAAAGAGCTGAGGCATTGCATCTGGAGCGAGAGGAGCTTTATGAGAAAAAGGCTGATTACATCGTCGAAGTCGAGGGTAAAACTCCAAAGCAAATCGTAAAAGAGATAAGGATGCTTTTAAAAATTTAG
- a CDS encoding tetratricopeptide repeat protein, translating to MAEEEVVVLKPPVEQAEQEAPEEAKAEAPEEIVSLESIASEGVLQDESIPEPIPVKKSNKKLFIIAGVAVLVLIILIVVLLVIFLKKDKKENIDTASIVKNIENNYQTQNFGASKIDEMINKANQLYERGNKFEALKIYENVAVYNQSLSNYNLGVSQMKQERCDEAIVSFNKAITDRENTAVSAINAAVCSLELNNTKNFNYYIGLADSFLQYENNSPLYSYYYALINYYKGNYYEALQALSHPNTADYKNEYAYLSAKILSLLGDDERAIAKLESQKAFKADFTLAQLYARLGKYDKARDYLTKASKNTPNIDLIKMTEALIDLKTSDYGDAAAFIKDVYDYNASLPSKIYKIKTILKPDLFDVSLAQAHFSDDMFFDRTRRYETLFYFAPYKVFDAKQSIEQIRKGGVSVFLDDTSAANDYLSQSAAASKVNAKLSEAIAKALSYRLKEANKEFEELASTYPNHSILQYNLALSYAQLGNFSLAAKHFIASYHQDVNNHLAGIFGAICLDINRNLNPKLIEEIGENLENDKSLKPINLYASLLSLVSGNQSAMIRWLEEPKEQTMLNLAFDIIIAKITNNDELMIKKADELLKILPNDIIANILNFISKNKEQNVKEYAKAIQIYFHGKQLDSNAFYHGADIIKKQYIKLLQISGLLTRERDKLRAELKNAPKNINLIQTLAYVDIFTNDFDESYKLYNQAIDEFKANDASTLFLASVAATGAGKVSNAIALLELTKLNDASAIENRIALGLMYQQIDNIKAALIQYSKIGNVEYESEFYDFEIDND from the coding sequence GTGGCTGAAGAAGAGGTTGTAGTTTTAAAACCACCTGTCGAGCAAGCAGAGCAAGAAGCGCCTGAAGAAGCAAAAGCCGAGGCACCTGAAGAGATCGTCTCGCTTGAGAGTATCGCAAGTGAGGGTGTGTTACAAGATGAAAGCATCCCAGAGCCAATCCCTGTAAAAAAGAGCAATAAAAAGCTCTTTATAATAGCAGGCGTGGCCGTTCTAGTGCTTATCATCTTGATAGTGGTTTTGCTAGTTATCTTTCTAAAGAAAGACAAAAAAGAGAACATAGATACTGCAAGTATCGTAAAAAATATAGAAAACAACTACCAAACGCAAAATTTTGGCGCTTCAAAGATCGATGAGATGATAAATAAAGCCAATCAGCTCTACGAGCGTGGCAATAAATTTGAGGCTCTAAAAATTTATGAAAACGTAGCTGTTTATAACCAGTCACTTTCAAACTACAACCTCGGCGTTTCGCAGATGAAACAAGAAAGATGTGATGAGGCGATCGTATCTTTTAATAAAGCAATAACCGATAGAGAAAACACAGCAGTTAGCGCCATAAACGCAGCCGTTTGCTCACTCGAGCTAAATAACACTAAAAATTTTAACTACTATATAGGACTTGCTGATTCATTTTTGCAGTATGAAAACAACTCGCCACTTTATAGCTATTACTACGCACTTATAAATTATTATAAAGGCAACTATTACGAGGCGCTTCAAGCACTTTCTCATCCAAATACTGCAGATTATAAAAACGAATATGCGTATTTAAGTGCAAAAATTTTATCACTTCTTGGTGATGATGAGAGAGCAATAGCCAAACTTGAGAGCCAAAAGGCATTTAAAGCCGACTTTACGCTAGCTCAACTTTATGCAAGACTTGGCAAATACGACAAGGCAAGGGACTATCTAACAAAGGCTTCTAAAAATACGCCAAATATCGATCTTATCAAGATGACTGAGGCGCTAATTGATCTAAAAACTTCTGACTATGGCGACGCGGCTGCATTTATCAAAGATGTTTACGACTACAATGCTTCTTTGCCAAGTAAAATTTACAAGATAAAAACGATACTAAAGCCTGATCTTTTTGATGTCAGCCTAGCTCAGGCACACTTTAGCGACGATATGTTTTTTGATAGAACAAGGCGCTATGAGACCCTTTTTTACTTCGCACCTTACAAGGTCTTTGACGCAAAACAGAGCATCGAGCAGATAAGAAAAGGTGGCGTTAGCGTCTTTTTAGACGACACTTCAGCAGCAAATGACTATCTTAGCCAAAGTGCAGCTGCTTCAAAAGTAAATGCAAAACTTAGCGAAGCTATTGCAAAAGCACTAAGCTACCGCTTAAAAGAAGCAAATAAAGAGTTTGAAGAGCTAGCCAGCACTTATCCAAATCACTCTATCTTACAATACAACCTTGCTCTAAGCTACGCTCAGCTTGGAAATTTTAGCCTTGCTGCAAAGCACTTCATAGCAAGCTATCACCAGGATGTAAATAACCATCTTGCAGGTATTTTTGGGGCGATTTGTCTAGATATAAATAGAAATTTAAACCCAAAACTCATTGAAGAGATCGGCGAAAATTTAGAAAATGACAAGAGTTTAAAGCCTATAAATTTATATGCCTCGCTTCTAAGCCTGGTTAGCGGCAACCAAAGTGCGATGATAAGGTGGCTTGAAGAGCCAAAAGAGCAGACAATGCTAAATTTAGCCTTTGATATCATCATCGCAAAAATAACAAACAATGATGAGCTAATGATAAAAAAAGCTGATGAGCTACTAAAAATTTTGCCAAATGATATTATTGCAAATATCTTAAATTTTATCTCGAAAAACAAAGAGCAAAATGTCAAAGAGTATGCAAAAGCGATACAAATTTACTTTCATGGCAAGCAACTTGATTCAAACGCTTTCTATCACGGCGCTGATATCATCAAAAAACAATACATCAAGCTACTTCAAATTTCAGGCTTACTTACAAGAGAGCGTGATAAGTTAAGAGCTGAGCTAAAAAATGCTCCAAAGAATATAAATTTAATCCAAACTCTAGCCTATGTCGATATCTTTACAAACGACTTTGATGAGAGCTATAAACTTTATAATCAAGCAATCGATGAGTTTAAAGCAAATGACGCTAGCACATTGTTTTTAGCATCTGTGGCTGCGACAGGAGCTGGAAAAGTATCAAATGCGATCGCACTTTTAGAGCTAACAAAACTAAATGATGCTAGTGCTATCGAAAATAGAATAGCTCTTGGCCTAATGTATCAGCAGATAGACAATATAAAAGCAGCTCTTATACAATACAGCAAAATAGGAAATGTTGAGTATGAAAGCGAATTTTACGACTTTGAGATAGATAATGACTGA
- the trpS gene encoding tryptophan--tRNA ligase gives MRVLTGLQPSGKLHLGNYFASIKQMVDMQEQNEMFMFIANYHAMTSLSEAKALKQNTFEAACAFLALGIDPNKSIFWVQSDVKDVLELYWVLSQHTPMGLLERAHSYKDKVAKGLSSHHGLFSYPVLMAADILLYNAQIVPVGKDQIQHVEIARDIAIKFNNEHGEIFTLPEAKIDENVATVPGTNGEKMSKSYGNTIDIFADAKTLKKQISSIVTDGTPLEEPKQWQNCNVYNIAKLFLDESGQKELQARYERGGEGHGHFKAYLNELIWDYFKDAREKFEHYQNNPDEVSGILEIGAKKASNVAQTTIKKVREAVGIY, from the coding sequence ATGAGAGTATTAACCGGCCTTCAACCCTCCGGCAAACTACACCTTGGCAACTATTTTGCCTCGATAAAGCAGATGGTTGATATGCAAGAGCAAAATGAGATGTTTATGTTTATAGCAAACTACCACGCGATGACGAGCCTTAGCGAGGCCAAAGCCCTAAAGCAAAACACTTTTGAGGCTGCGTGTGCGTTTTTGGCACTTGGGATCGATCCAAATAAAAGCATATTTTGGGTGCAAAGTGACGTTAAAGACGTGCTTGAGCTTTACTGGGTGCTAAGTCAGCACACGCCTATGGGCCTACTTGAGCGCGCGCATAGTTACAAAGACAAGGTCGCAAAGGGTCTTAGTTCGCACCACGGACTCTTTAGCTATCCAGTTTTGATGGCAGCTGACATTTTGCTTTATAATGCGCAGATCGTACCCGTAGGCAAGGATCAGATCCAGCACGTAGAGATCGCACGTGATATCGCGATAAAATTTAACAACGAGCATGGAGAAATTTTTACATTGCCTGAGGCAAAGATCGATGAAAATGTCGCCACCGTGCCTGGCACAAACGGCGAAAAGATGAGCAAAAGCTATGGCAATACAATCGATATCTTTGCTGACGCTAAAACGCTTAAAAAGCAAATTTCTAGCATCGTGACAGACGGCACGCCACTTGAAGAGCCAAAGCAGTGGCAAAACTGCAACGTATATAATATCGCCAAACTTTTCTTAGACGAGAGTGGGCAAAAAGAGCTTCAAGCTAGATATGAGCGTGGTGGCGAGGGTCATGGGCACTTTAAAGCTTATCTAAATGAGCTTATTTGGGACTATTTTAAAGATGCGAGAGAGAAATTTGAGCATTATCAAAATAATCCTGACGAAGTGTCTGGAATTTTAGAAATAGGAGCCAAAAAGGCAAGTAATGTTGCTCAAACAACAATAAAAAAAGTTCGTGAAGCAGTCGGAATTTATTAA
- a CDS encoding copper resistance protein CopD, with the protein MQNLYPYAQIVHLFCAIIFVGYLFFDVIIFKAACKKMPPELAQKAKQAIGSVAIKIMPPCILLLVLTGGMMMSNWVGSKAGGYFETNLQIIFMIKFFLAMLIVAAVITNLSCKFIFKRPSPLGNIHPFALTAAVFIVLFAKVMFMV; encoded by the coding sequence ATGCAAAATTTATATCCATACGCACAGATAGTTCATCTTTTCTGTGCAATCATCTTTGTTGGTTACCTCTTTTTTGATGTAATTATTTTTAAGGCAGCTTGTAAAAAAATGCCACCTGAGCTTGCTCAAAAGGCAAAACAGGCTATCGGTTCAGTTGCTATTAAGATAATGCCACCTTGCATCTTACTTTTGGTATTAACTGGAGGCATGATGATGAGTAACTGGGTCGGATCAAAGGCTGGAGGCTACTTTGAGACAAATTTACAAATCATTTTTATGATCAAATTTTTCTTAGCGATGCTAATCGTAGCTGCGGTTATAACAAATTTGAGCTGCAAATTTATATTTAAACGTCCTAGCCCACTTGGCAACATTCACCCATTTGCGCTAACAGCGGCAGTTTTTATCGTACTTTTTGCAAAAGTTATGTTTATGGTTTAA
- a CDS encoding ABC transporter ATP-binding protein, with amino-acid sequence MQNALELKNICKIFGDVKALDDINFEVKKGEWVSVMGPSGSGKSTLVNILSLMDTPSSGTYMLGGDDASNLNADDTLKFRREKIGLIFQQFHLVPYLSALENVMIAQYYHSSVDEEDAKKALAAVGLSHRLTHRPSQLSGGEQQRLCIARSLINDPEILIADEPTGNLDEANERVILDLFCKLRKDGKTILLVTHNPDLGEYGDKIVYLRHGKLEKIRTIENPKVPNEI; translated from the coding sequence ATGCAAAATGCACTAGAATTAAAAAATATTTGTAAAATTTTTGGCGATGTTAAAGCACTTGATGATATAAATTTTGAGGTTAAAAAAGGTGAGTGGGTCAGCGTAATGGGACCAAGTGGTAGTGGTAAGAGTACGCTTGTAAATATCCTTTCTCTAATGGATACTCCAAGTAGTGGTACTTATATGCTCGGTGGCGATGATGCGAGCAATCTAAATGCTGATGATACACTTAAATTTAGACGCGAGAAAATCGGTCTTATTTTTCAGCAGTTTCATTTAGTACCATATCTTAGCGCACTTGAAAATGTGATGATCGCTCAGTACTATCACAGCTCAGTTGATGAAGAGGACGCTAAAAAGGCACTTGCGGCAGTTGGTCTTTCTCACAGGCTAACACACAGGCCAAGTCAGCTAAGTGGTGGTGAGCAACAACGCCTTTGTATCGCACGCTCGCTCATAAACGATCCTGAAATTTTAATAGCAGATGAGCCAACTGGTAACCTTGATGAAGCAAATGAAAGAGTTATACTTGATCTATTTTGCAAGCTAAGAAAAGATGGCAAGACGATACTTCTAGTAACTCACAACCCTGATCTTGGCGAGTATGGCGATAAGATCGTCTATCTAAGACATGGTAAGCTAGAGAAAATTCGCACTATTGAAAACCCAAAGGTGCCAAATGAGATATAA
- the serS gene encoding serine--tRNA ligase: MINLKLLETNYDEFVKKLEGKNVKAGLLDELLQTFNELKQKRKALENFQAIQNAKSKELGIKARAGEDVSELKNELNLNKAALSDADEIVKQYEEKLEQISFNVPNITDDDVPFGKDEDDNVCIKTVLEPTKFSFTPKEHWELGESLGWLDFERGAKLSGSRFTVLRGMGARLSRALVNYMIDFNSARGFELVNVPYLVSSNTLFGTGQLPKFEEDLYKVRDEDLYLIPTSEVPVTNLYNDTIIEAEQLPIKMTCYSACFRQEAGSAGRDTRGMIRQHQFEKVELVSITKPDQSEDVLNEMVACASDLLTSLGLPHRHMLLCSGDLGFSAAKTIDLEVWLPGQGKYREISSISNTRDFQARRAKIRFKDGKKNMLVNTLNGSSLAVGRTLIAIMENYQKADGTIEIPEVLKRYM, from the coding sequence ATGATTAATTTAAAACTACTCGAGACAAATTACGATGAATTTGTAAAAAAACTTGAGGGAAAAAATGTAAAAGCTGGGCTACTTGACGAGCTTTTACAAACTTTTAACGAGCTAAAGCAAAAGAGAAAAGCACTTGAAAATTTCCAAGCGATCCAAAACGCAAAGAGCAAAGAGCTTGGCATAAAGGCAAGAGCAGGTGAAGACGTAAGTGAGCTTAAAAATGAGCTAAATTTAAACAAAGCTGCACTTTCTGATGCTGATGAGATCGTTAAACAATATGAAGAAAAGCTTGAGCAAATTTCATTTAATGTGCCAAATATCACCGATGATGATGTGCCATTTGGTAAGGATGAGGACGATAATGTCTGCATAAAAACGGTGCTTGAGCCAACTAAATTTAGCTTTACACCAAAAGAGCACTGGGAGTTAGGCGAGAGCCTTGGTTGGCTTGACTTTGAAAGAGGTGCAAAGCTCTCAGGATCTCGCTTTACCGTGCTTCGCGGCATGGGAGCAAGACTTAGTAGAGCGCTTGTTAATTACATGATCGACTTTAACAGCGCGCGAGGCTTTGAGCTTGTAAATGTCCCTTATCTAGTAAGCTCAAATACACTTTTTGGTACTGGCCAGCTGCCTAAATTTGAAGAGGACCTTTACAAAGTGCGCGACGAAGACCTCTACCTCATCCCAACCAGCGAAGTGCCTGTGACAAATTTATACAACGACACCATCATTGAGGCAGAGCAGTTACCTATAAAGATGACTTGCTACTCAGCATGCTTCCGCCAAGAGGCAGGCTCAGCAGGACGTGACACTAGAGGCATGATCCGCCAGCACCAGTTTGAAAAGGTCGAGCTAGTAAGTATCACAAAGCCTGATCAAAGCGAAGACGTGCTAAATGAAATGGTAGCGTGTGCAAGCGATCTACTAACTAGCCTTGGGCTTCCTCACCGCCACATGCTTCTTTGCAGCGGCGATCTAGGCTTTAGCGCGGCAAAGACGATAGACCTTGAGGTTTGGTTGCCTGGTCAAGGTAAATATAGAGAGATTAGCTCTATATCTAACACTCGTGATTTTCAAGCAAGGCGTGCAAAAATTCGCTTTAAAGATGGCAAGAAAAATATGCTTGTAAATACGCTAAATGGCTCAAGTCTAGCTGTGGGTAGGACTCTTATTGCTATCATGGAAAACTACCAAAAAGCAGATGGCACTATCGAAATTCCAGAAGTTCTTAAAAGGTATATGTAG